Proteins from one Fragaria vesca subsp. vesca linkage group LG6, FraVesHawaii_1.0, whole genome shotgun sequence genomic window:
- the LOC101304605 gene encoding putative transcription factor bHLH086-like — MALAKDRMPRDSLQHQLPSSDHQHHRLSNNGFVFRSAASATSCYQADDDHDQVAAGHSVINFKSNDYTSSFTHDNSASLLSFEKTNNSITQDHDSYNCINSVDPVRHSGDFNCFQTASTYNSSSSNPSNEGHGSELGSAYGWLYSDATLMAESFPEPETQVGASFQKRPHKGENMQPLKRQCTSDVSAAAATTKKPKPKSSSPSKDPQSIAAKNRRERISERLKILQELVPNGCKVDLVTMLEKAISYVKFLQLQVKVLATDEFWPVQGGKAPDISQVKEAIDAILSSQRDTSSSSKL; from the exons ATGGCACTTGCCAAGGATAGAATGCCCCGTGATTCACTTCAGCATCAACTACCTTCTTCAGATCATCAACATCACCGTCTTTCTAATAATGGTTTTGTTTTTAGATCAGCAGCTTCTGCAACAAGTTGTTATCAAGCTGATGATGATCATGATCAGGTAGCTGCAGGCCACTCAGTCATCAACTTCAAGAGTAATGACTACACCAGTAGTTTCACCCACGACAACAGTGCGTCTCTACTTAGTTTTGAGAAAACCAACAACAGCATTACTCAAGACCACGACAGTTACAACTGCATCAACAGCGTCGACCCAGTTCGCCATTCCGGTGATTTCAATTGCTTCCAGACAGCTAGCACATACAATAGTTCCTCATCCAATCCTTCAAATGAAGGCCATGGATCAGAATTAGGGTCCGCTTATGGTTGGTTGTACTCGGACGCAACTCTAATGGCAGAAAGTTTCCCTGAACCAGAAACACAAGTCGGAGCATCCTTTCAAAAGCGCCCCCATAAG GGAGAGAACATGCAACCTTTAAAGAGGCAATGCACTAGTGATGTTTCTGCTGCTGCTGCTACAACCAAGAAGCCCAAACCCAAGTCTTCAAGTCCCTCAAAGGACCCCCAAAGTATTGCCGCCAAG AATCGGAGAGAGCGCATTAGCGAGCGGCTTAAGATACTCCAGGAACTGGTGCCCAATGGCTGCAAG GTTGATTTAGTAACCATGTTAGAGAAAGCCATTAGTTATGTCAAATTCCTTCAATTGCAAGTCAAG GTTTTAGCAACCGATGAATTTTGGCCGGTTCAAGGTGGAAAAGCTCCTGATATTTCTCAAGTAAAAGAAGCCATTGATGCCATCCTGTCATCTCAGAGAGACACAAGTTCCAGCTCAAAGCTGTAA
- the LOC101304899 gene encoding ubiquitin-like domain-containing CTD phosphatase-like, which yields MAVGSSSLKMGEEQEEGSIKWSGKEYTVRLSGDDTLGELKRRICQLTTILPKRQKLLYPKLLPSKLADDAVLLSSLPFKSSLKLTMIGTIEDDIIVDPVDSPDIVDDFELGQDEAVDIKDNHLNNQKLRRQRMGEDLIMKRQMSADSNNVTDNHHRTDRAQTRKRLFEDVKGPDDIWWRFTGFYRHPDNGQRHITWDILRSLAGGSSDR from the exons ATGGCAGTAGGAAGCTCATCATTAAAGATGGGAGAAGAGCAGGAGGAGGGGAGCATCAAGTGGAGTGGGAAGGAGTACACGGTTAGATTATCCGGCGACGACACTCTGGGCGAGCTCAAGCGCCGAATCTGCCAACTCACCACCATCCTCCCCAAACGCCAAAAGCTTCTCTACCCCAAACTCCTCCCCTCCAAACTCGCCGACGACGCCGTTTTGCTCTCCTCTCTCCCTTTCAAGTCCTCTCTCAAATTGACCATGATTGGTACTATAGAGGATGATATTATCGTGGACCCCGTCGACTCTCCTGACATTGTTGATGACTTTGAGCTCGGCCAAGATGAGGCTGTTGATATCAAAGATAATCATCTCAATAACCAGAAATTGAGGAGGC AGAGGATGGGGGAGGATTTGATCATGAAAAGGCAGATGTCTGCTGATTCAAACAATGTGACTGATAACCATCATAGAACGGATAGAGCTCAGACAAGAAAGCGTCTATTTGAAG ATGTAAAGGGTCCGGATGATATTTGGTGGCGCTTTACTGGCTTCTATAGACATCCGGATAACGGGCAGAGACATATAACCTGGGACATTCTCCGTTCTTTGGCTGGTGGTTCATCTGATAGATGA